The following proteins come from a genomic window of Mustela lutreola isolate mMusLut2 chromosome 6, mMusLut2.pri, whole genome shotgun sequence:
- the HMGN4 gene encoding high mobility group nucleosome-binding domain-containing protein 4, translating to MPKRKAKGDAKGDKGKVKDEPQRRSARLSAKPAPPKPEPRPKKAPAKKGEKLPKGRKGKADGGKEGNNAAKNLDASTVQSQKAEGSGDAK from the coding sequence ATGCCCAAGAGAAAGGCCAAAGGAGATGCTAAAGGTGACAAAGGGAAGGTGAAGGATGAGCCGCAGAGGAGATCGGCCCGCTTGTCTGCGAAACCGGCTCCTCCAAAACCAGAACCCCGGCCTAAAAAGGCCCCtgcaaagaaaggagagaagctacccaaagggagaaaggggaaagcagatgGTGGCAAGGAGGGGAACAACgctgcaaagaacctagatgcttCCACAGTCCAGTCacagaaagcagaaggcagtgggGATGCCAAGTGA